A segment of the Agarivorans albus genome:
CACCAGTAAAACGCTGCTGAATTTTGCTGTCTAGTACCACACCCCAGGCAACCATAATGACAATGCCAACTAATGCTAGCTTCCAACTAATGCCCCACAAGCGTTTTCCCCATGAAGGCTTGGTATTTTTTTTAGCGCTTGAGCGCGGTTTAGTGGTCTTTTTAGCTGGAGTACGTTTACTTTTGCTAGCCGGCTTCTTTGCCGAGGCTTTTTTGGGGCTTGGCTTTTTGGCCGAGCTATCGGGCTTCTTAGGACTCATACTGCCTTACTGCTTAATCAAACCTTAGGGGATGGCCTGCAATAGATAATGCGAGAAAAAAGGCAGGCCAAAAGTGCTGTTAGGATACTCCCACTAGCCCAATTTTTTAAGCACAAATATAAGCATGCTGCGCAGATACTTATTTCTGGATAAACAAAAACGAAGCTATTAATTAAACGCGCCTTATAAGGCTGTTTAAACAACTCGCTGTTACACAACAAAAATCAGCTCAATGACTAAAGCTGCGATTATTTTCTTTAAATCAGCTCGCTGTTAACATAGGCAAACTTTGGGTTGTAAAAGTTAAACGACGAATGGATAAGAAATCGCCTGCTGCTAACAAATACGCTGTGCCTGCGCTAGATAAAGGCTTAGATATTTTGGAATACATGGTTAGCCAAGAATTGCCAAAATCTCAAACCGAGATAGCCACAGCACTTGCTAGAGGCGCCAACGAAATCTATCGCGTATTGGTTGGTTTAGAAGCAAGAGGCTACTTAATTAGAGATGAAGTATCAGGTAAATATCGCGCCTCGTTAAAAATTTACAACCTGTCTCGCCGCATTTCTCCAATAGATAAAATGCGCCAGTGCGCCCTGCCGCACATGGAAGACCTGGCTTTTTCATCTGGTCACTCTTGCCACCTAAGCATGTTGTATCAAAGCCAAGCCATGGTGATAGTGCATGCTCAAAGCCACGACCCAGTGTCGATTAATATTGCTGAAGGTTCACTTTTTCCTACCAGCGCCACTGCCTCTGGACGCGTATTGCTGGCGAACAGTAAGCCCGATGTACAAGCAATGATTTTGGAGCGCGACCAGCACTACCAACAAATGAAAGCCGCGCAACGCAAGCTGTTCATTCAGCAACTCGCTTTAATCAAGCAAAACGGAACCTATTCTGCTGCCAATGAGCTCACAAAAGGGGTATATGAATCTGCAGTATTGGTGGGAGAGCCAGAAGGCTTAGTGATCGCCTCTTTAGCCATTACGACGCTCAACTCGACTGCTACAGATGAGCACTCGGAAAGTTCAGAGCTAATAAGCAAAGCCCAAGCAACTGCCAAGCAGATTACTCAGCAATTGGGTTGTTAGTCGCTCGCTAAAACCACAGCGATGAACGCTCACCGCTGTGGTTGTAACTTAGGCTTAAAAAGCCGCATCTCTCTCACTAAGAACAGCTAATTTAAGCCCATGCCATATCCGAGCTTATTTAAACTCCCACATCTCTGGCCAGTAGCGGTAAACACTGTGGCCATATTTATCTAGGCGCGCTTGTGCCTCGGCTAAATAGGCCAAACTTTGCTGTTTGGCGGCAAGCTGTTCACCCACTAACAAGCGGTAAGCATTGCTTGCTAAACTTTCTCCCTGTTGATTTTTTAGCGCCAATCTCACTTCAAATTCGCCGCTTGCATCGTTCGGTAAGCGCCATTCCAGCTCAGAAAATTTAGCCGAGCTGTCAGCCAGCACATCCAAGTTAATACAGTTGCTGGCACAAACCTGCCCTTGATAGACAACTTGCCACTCATAACTTAACTGCTGGTAGGCATGTTGGTAGTCATTCACTACCCACAAACTGGCCGAAAATACTTCACCCGCTTGCCAACGGCGCTTTTCAAACTGCAAACTTGGTAGCAACGGTTGGTAGGTTCGTTTTAGGTAATCAAAACTAATTTTCTTTTCACCATAAAAATCGACCACTCCCCACTTAATATCTGGCACATGGGTAATAAAGTGACAAATTGCTACCCCGCTCATTTTAGGTTTTCGGCGGCGATAGGTTTCTAGCGCAAATTGAATCACTGTACCTTGGGCAATTTGAGTGGCTTCGACAAACTCTTCCAAAGAGCCCATTTTGTAGTCATTAAACACTTCAAAATTCAGATTTTTAAGGATATCTATATCTGCCCAATGGTAAGCCCAGCTAGGACCCATCGGCCACAGTTCATCTTCAGGGATAAACTTTTTAAGGCTTGGAATAGACGGCGCAGAAGCAGCAGTTAGCTCTGGAATAATCGCGCAATCTAAGGCCGGGTAATATTCCTCCATAAACTCTGCCCCACCTTGATAGTAGTGTTCGTTAGCATGGATGGATTCATTCGGCTTAAAGCCCATATTCACTGCCGACTCTGAGCTAAGTGGTGATGCCAAACCATAAGGAACGTTAGTTTGGTCTGCTACCGCTTCGCCAATACGCTCCATTAAAGCTTTATTACCACTTTCTTCGTGAGCCCCTGAGAAAAAGACCTCTTCTCCGCCCATCCAAAAGATTTGCGACGGATGATTACGGCGCTGCTTAACCGTTTCGATACACTCGTGTAATACCCCACCAATAAACTCAGGATCTTTAGGGTAAGCCTGAGTCGCCAAAGTAAAGTTAGTCCAAACGGTGATACCTAGTTCATCACAAATGCGGTAAAAATCCGGTACTTCTGGTGGGTGCCAACCAAAGATACGCAAGTTGTTGATGTTAGCCTGTTTAACCATGGCTAAGCGGTCTTCATATTTGCTTAGACTGTTTTGACCGTATAGAAACGAAGGCTGGCCTCCCCAACAAGCCGAACGTAAGAAATGCTTTTTGCCGTTGATAACAAAGGTCCATGGAAACTCGGCCTGCTCGCGCGAATAGCCCGGATTAAACGCCATGCTAACCTCACGTAAGCCGATCACCTCTGCGCAGCTATCGACGGAAGAGTCGTCAAGTTGGACTTCCACCTGCAAGTTATAAAGGTGTTGCTGTCCCATATCCCAAGGCCACCATAACTTGGCATCTTCAACTTTGATGGTGTGGCTACAAGTGTTTATACCGGGAGCCAACTGATGAACAGACTGTTGGTATATTGTTTCGGTTTGACAATTTTTGCCCGACAACTGTGAAAGCAAAGTAACTTGCTTAGGCTCCGAGCTGTAATTAGTAACTTCGTAGCTGGCATTAACAAGCGCAGTGTTGCTATTCTCAAGTCGAACATCACTACGGATGCTTGATATTTTAAGCTGTTCAGATGCTACCACTCGCACCGGGCGCCAAATGCCAAATGGCACTAATCCAGAGAAATAGTCGCCCGAAAAGTTAACCTTTTTACCGCCACAATTTCGGTAATTTTTAGGTGGAGGATCAAGCTTAATCATCAGCATATTGGCACCACCACGCCAATCTTCAAAGCTAACCACATCACTTACGTCAAACTCAAAGGCAGAAAACATGCCTTCGTGGCGCCCAAGGTGCGTGCCGTTTAGCCACACATCACAGCTGTAATCTACACCCTCAAACTGCAGTACAATCTTTTTACCTTGCATCGATTCAGTAACCGCAAAACGATGGCAGTACCACCACTCATACTCGGCCACCCATTTAGCCCGATGCATATTGCGGCCGAAATACGGATCGGCAATTTCATTAGCACGCCAAAGATCGGTATAAACATCGCCAGGAACGGTCGCAAAATTCCAGCTAAAGTGCGTACCTTGATACTCAGCAGGTAACAAATGTAAGCCTTCTTTTATACCTTGACCGGGCCGCATTCGCTCCATCTGCCAACGGCAGCCGCTCAATTCAATCACTTCTCTAGTCATTTCGCCCTCAAGCTTCAAATAGAAACAATACATTTATATATAAATATATTATTCACCAAGCAATAAGATCAATTGAAAAAAGCGCCAAATATGATCCTGCTCTAAATAAATAGCGGGTCTTAAGCAAACGTATAAGCCTCTTCAAAGGCTTGGCTTCAAGTGAAAATTAAAGGGGAGTGCGCCAGCTAGCAGCTACAAAAAAAGGGCTCAGCAAAAGCTGGCCCCAAACAAGGAGAACAAAAACAGATAGATTTAATTAGCTATAGCGCTATTGGCTGCGGGCGCTTGTGACTTTGTGCTAAGCGTAAACATGGCTAACACCGTGGCAGCGGCGGCAAACAAACCAAAATAGATATAACTCCAAGGGAAGCCATATTGGTCGTACATGCTGCCCATAACCGGTGACGCAATGGCGGTCATTACATTGTTAACTACTTGAAAACCAAACATATAAGTAAAGGAGTTAACTTTTCTGTCGAACTGTTCGGCGGTGTACGCAAATACCGAAATAATGAGCATTGGATTCACAATACCAAATAGCAATTTAGCCACCAGCGCTAAGTAAAAATTCTTCTCGCCTAAGCCAGCGTAACCAATCATTAATAACACCGCAGAAATGCCCGCAGCAGTTAATACTAAACTGCCTTTTGCCCCCACCTTTTTAATGATCAATGGCACCGCCATACTGAAGAAAAACAAAAAGATCGCGGTTATGCCATCCATGCTAGAACTAAATGAAATGCCTTCTTCTTGGGTGGGAAAGAAGCTTATAAAGTAACGAGTAAACTGGGTCATCGACGTCCAAAACACCACTGAGATGGTGCCTGCATAGGTCATAAAGGCCCACATTTTTGGCTGCTTAAGTAAAGCAATCACATCGGCTTTCTGGATCTTCTCTTGGGAAATAACCTCATTATCTAAGCCGTCTAAGTGGCGCACTTTAAGCAGCAAGGTACACAACAGCATGAGTACTGCAGAAACGCTGCACGCGTGGAAAATAAGATCTGGATTAATGTTATACAAAAAGCCAGCTAACACTGCCGACACGCCCCAAGCTGCAATGCCAAAACCATTCACAATGCCAAAGTCACTGGCGTGGCAGCGAGCAAAGCGGTCACTGTAAGAAGCAATCACACCACTTCCTGCCTGAAACAGCATTCCCAAATACACAGAGCCAACCACAATACCAAGTGCAAAGGTTGCGCTGTTTGCCAACAAAGGGCCATAAACATAAATGTAGAACGGCCCAATGGCTAAACTCAGTACTGCAATAAAATAAATTAGGTGCTTTTTAAGCCCTAACTTATCCAATATGTAACCAAAGGCAGGTTTAAACAACACGGCTATGCCGGTTTGCAAACCAAACAACACTCCTATCTGCGAGCCATCAATACCCACGCGATCATTTAGCCAAACTGAAAACAACGATCCAGAGCTTAAAGACCAGAAAAAGTTATAGAAGAAATACATTAGGCAGATTTTAGCCATGGCAACGCGGTTACTATCGGTTTTCATCGAGACTCCATTTGCTTAGTCGCAACACAGTAAATACTGAATGCCGCGGTAAAATTGATGAAGTTGATACTGCCAATGATGTAAATAATCCAAGCATCCATTTACTGCACTTCCCTGCTCTGCAAACCCAACCTCAAGGATTCATTTGTAAATAAATTATTCATATATAAATATACAATCAACTGGCAAACGCTTAATTTATGATCTCTACCCCATCCCATAGGCAATATTGGCTTAATAAGAACTATAAGAGCAATAAAGTGCTCCCAAGGTGAAAGTCAATCCTAGTCAGCGAAGCTTACAAGAGCAGAGTAAAGAGAGGGTGGCACAAGCGCCAGACAACCTTGCCGCAGAATGCAGAGCTAGAAAAACCACTTCATGAGAAAAGCTATGGGATGACCAAGCTAGTTTTGTCTCGGCGCCAGCGAGCTACTGCGTAAAATTAATACGCAGTAGGCATAATACGGCGCGCGTTACACAGTGCGTATTTTTGCTTGGCGATGCGGCAGGTTTATTGAACATGCTGCAAGCTAGGAGGTACATTTTCCCACAAAGAATCGGCTATGGTTTTCTGGTAGCCGTATTGGTACAGGCTGGTCATGTACTCTTTGGTAAAAGCTTCATCACTTATTTTAGAAAAGTCATTATCGATATAGGCAAGCCTAAAGCTCATTTGATTGTGTTGAGCAAAGTGATAAATATGCTCTACATCGCCAATTCCTTGATTGCGGATGATAGTTGAAATGGAACGTAAACCGATATCTGTAAGGTTATTATTGGTGACTTGATAATGTGGTTTTAACAAGCCATTGCGAATGACAAAGACATGCTGAGGATTACGTTCAAAGGGTAGGTTATAGTAAGCCCATTGAGGCACCAAAAACACTTGCCGAGATACGCCACCGTCTACGTGTAATTCTTCAAAGCGCTGCTGCCCATCATCAATAACAATGCTTTTTGCTGGAAATGCACCAGGTACAGAACTACTTGCAATAATGATATTTTGAATCAGTGTGATGGCCTCGTCACTGCCTACTTGAGCAATCTTTCCCACATCCCACAAAGACATTTTTTCGTTATCCAGGTTAGTTGTTCCAATAACTAATAAACGTCCTTTAGCCCGTTGCTCTGCTAACTGCTTAACAATGTCGGCATCAATGTAACTTCGTACTTGATCCTCAAAGCCTGCAGTATCAAGTACCGCTTCCCCACGCAGTAAGCTCCAAATGCTTTTAACCTGAAATAAACTGCTCATTGGCGTTTCGGTATAATAATTTTTTAGGGTTGAATCATAGTCACTGCCCAAATACGCAAAAACTGAGACAATCGCGCCGGTTGATACCCCAGTCACCAAGTCAAACTCTGGCCTATCACCGTTAGCCGTCCAAGCGTTTAATACACCAGCCGAAAAGGCACCATTTACTCCACCTCCCGACAACGCCAAGTGGTAAATGTCACTTCCCACACCGTTGTTTCGCGCTCGACTGTCGAGGATGCTTTGATACTCTTGCTCAATATTATGCTCAGTAATTTCGGTGCTTTCGCCATCCCAATACCGCAGCCCAGCGGTGGCTAATGGATACATTAACTCAGATTCTTGAGCAGCATTTCTCTCTGGTGAACTGCAGCCAACGACCATAAATAGCAGTAAAGCTAAGCAAAACCTTGAACGTATTGAAATAAGCGGGAGCGTAGACAAAGAAAAGCACTCCAATTGAAGTAAATGAATAGAATAATCGTAACAGAAAGCAAGACAAATAAATTTAGTTATTACTGTAAATAAGAGCTAGGGCTAACATCCATGCTCAGCCCAAACTGAGCAAAATTAGAAACGGTAATCTACCGACATATAAACTTGCTGCGTATCGTTTATTTTAACTCCGTGCGATTGATAATCTTGGTCTAAGTAACGGTAAGCAAGTTCTGCACTCCAGTTACTATTGATGCGATACATCATGCCAGCTTGTCCGCCCCATACAAATTCTGTGGAGCTTTGATTATTAATTTCGCTGTCTGCCGCACCAATAGAAGCACCAGCAAATACGCTAAATTTCTCACTAACCGGGTGGATGTAATCGTAAGATGCTAAAAAGGTATTTTGACTTAATTCATCCATGTAAGCATAAGTGCCCATCACACGGTGATTTTCGTTAATGATGGCACCACCACGTAACTGAAACGTTGCGTCATCATCTCCGCCAGTATATTCACCTTTGATATTGTCAGCTTGATAACCAACACCACCACCAACAAACCAATCTACATCTGCATTGGCTGCGTGAGCGCCTACAGAAACTGAAGAAATAATTAGTGCGCTCAGTATAGTCTTTTTATTCATAGTATGTATTCTCGCCATTTGTAAAGAATCATCATTGGTTAACTCTATTAGATAACCAAACCGTATTAAGAAGTAACTCGTCCTTAATTACGCGTTAAGCAGCTCGCTGTTGATTGGCGACTGCCGGCACATAATACCGATACAAATTGTTTGGATATAGCATCGCCAACATCACAAACTGTCACGAATAACATTACAATATGGTGGTTATAAAATGCTGAAGGTTTTACTTACTTGGATAAATTAAGCTGACGTTTAGTTTTATGAGTGGCTTGCGCACTAACCGGATCATCAGGCCAAGGGTGCTTAGGGTAGCGCCCTTTCATCTCTTTTTTAACTTCCACATAGGCAGACAGCCAAAAGCTGGCTAAATCTTGAGTAAGCTGCAAGGGTTTGCCGCCAGGAGAGAGCAACTCTAGGGTAATAGCAACTTTATTGCCTAGCTGCGGAGACTGCGGTTGGCCAAACATCTCCTGCAGTTTAATAGCCACAACCGGAGCTTGCCCTAGCTGGTAACGAATGGCCGCACGATTACCGGAAGGTGCTAAATAGTGGCTAGGCACTAAACTTTCGATTTGTTGCTGTTGCTGCCAATCTAGCCGCGACTTTAAGGCCGCCAACCAATCGATATTTTTAAGCTGCTGCCATGTTCTGCAACTCGCCAAGTGCATAGCTAGCCATTGCTCTGCATCCTCTAACAGCGCTTCTTCGCTAAAATCTGCCATCGCCAGTTCACTAAACCACTGTTGAGCACAACGTACCCGCTCAAGCCAAGCGTTGGCCTTATCGCCAACTGGCAACCAAGCAAAGCCTTTAACTCGAATCTGCTTAAGCCAAGCACTTACCACTTGTTCTGCTTCAAGCTGCTCAGCTGCTTTGGCACTTAATACCAACTCACCTAAGCATTGCTGTTTTTCGGCGACGATTCGTTTAGCAGAGTCGGACCACTGGCAATGTAACCTGCTAGTAAAGCGCTCTGCTTGTAAGGCTTTTAGTTGCGGTAAATCTAGCTGGCAAGCCAGCGCAACTTTGCCTTGGTTTCGTCCCTCTGGCCAATATAGATCGCACACCACTAAGGCATCGCTTTTACTCAATTGATGTTGCTGCTCGTCAAGCGCTAAACCAAAACCACCACTGCAGGTATAATTGCGCCCTTGGCGCTTTAAGGCGATTCTGTCGGGAAACGCTTGGGCCAACAACAAGCCATCCCAATGCTCCGCTACGCCCCCAGTCGCTTTAACCTTAAAGCGCTGCGCCAGTTGTTTTAATTGTTGCTGATATTGCTGCTTAGCCAGGCCTTTTAAGGCTGTAAATGCTTGGCTAAGTTGATCACTTTGATGTGAGTTATTGCTATCTAGCAAAGCGGCTAACTCACAAGCTCGCCACAACAATCCTTCAACATGGTGTTGCTGCTGCCATTGCTGAGCTTGATCTAACATGGCTAACATTCGTG
Coding sequences within it:
- a CDS encoding IclR family transcriptional regulator; the protein is MDKKSPAANKYAVPALDKGLDILEYMVSQELPKSQTEIATALARGANEIYRVLVGLEARGYLIRDEVSGKYRASLKIYNLSRRISPIDKMRQCALPHMEDLAFSSGHSCHLSMLYQSQAMVIVHAQSHDPVSINIAEGSLFPTSATASGRVLLANSKPDVQAMILERDQHYQQMKAAQRKLFIQQLALIKQNGTYSAANELTKGVYESAVLVGEPEGLVIASLAITTLNSTATDEHSESSELISKAQATAKQITQQLGC
- a CDS encoding outer membrane beta-barrel protein, coding for MNKKTILSALIISSVSVGAHAANADVDWFVGGGVGYQADNIKGEYTGGDDDATFQLRGGAIINENHRVMGTYAYMDELSQNTFLASYDYIHPVSEKFSVFAGASIGAADSEINNQSSTEFVWGGQAGMMYRINSNWSAELAYRYLDQDYQSHGVKINDTQQVYMSVDYRF
- a CDS encoding oligosaccharide MFS transporter encodes the protein MKTDSNRVAMAKICLMYFFYNFFWSLSSGSLFSVWLNDRVGIDGSQIGVLFGLQTGIAVLFKPAFGYILDKLGLKKHLIYFIAVLSLAIGPFYIYVYGPLLANSATFALGIVVGSVYLGMLFQAGSGVIASYSDRFARCHASDFGIVNGFGIAAWGVSAVLAGFLYNINPDLIFHACSVSAVLMLLCTLLLKVRHLDGLDNEVISQEKIQKADVIALLKQPKMWAFMTYAGTISVVFWTSMTQFTRYFISFFPTQEEGISFSSSMDGITAIFLFFFSMAVPLIIKKVGAKGSLVLTAAGISAVLLMIGYAGLGEKNFYLALVAKLLFGIVNPMLIISVFAYTAEQFDRKVNSFTYMFGFQVVNNVMTAIASPVMGSMYDQYGFPWSYIYFGLFAAAATVLAMFTLSTKSQAPAANSAIAN
- a CDS encoding patatin-like phospholipase family protein, coding for MSTLPLISIRSRFCLALLLFMVVGCSSPERNAAQESELMYPLATAGLRYWDGESTEITEHNIEQEYQSILDSRARNNGVGSDIYHLALSGGGVNGAFSAGVLNAWTANGDRPEFDLVTGVSTGAIVSVFAYLGSDYDSTLKNYYTETPMSSLFQVKSIWSLLRGEAVLDTAGFEDQVRSYIDADIVKQLAEQRAKGRLLVIGTTNLDNEKMSLWDVGKIAQVGSDEAITLIQNIIIASSSVPGAFPAKSIVIDDGQQRFEELHVDGGVSRQVFLVPQWAYYNLPFERNPQHVFVIRNGLLKPHYQVTNNNLTDIGLRSISTIIRNQGIGDVEHIYHFAQHNQMSFRLAYIDNDFSKISDEAFTKEYMTSLYQYGYQKTIADSLWENVPPSLQHVQ
- a CDS encoding glycoside hydrolase family 2 protein; protein product: MTREVIELSGCRWQMERMRPGQGIKEGLHLLPAEYQGTHFSWNFATVPGDVYTDLWRANEIADPYFGRNMHRAKWVAEYEWWYCHRFAVTESMQGKKIVLQFEGVDYSCDVWLNGTHLGRHEGMFSAFEFDVSDVVSFEDWRGGANMLMIKLDPPPKNYRNCGGKKVNFSGDYFSGLVPFGIWRPVRVVASEQLKISSIRSDVRLENSNTALVNASYEVTNYSSEPKQVTLLSQLSGKNCQTETIYQQSVHQLAPGINTCSHTIKVEDAKLWWPWDMGQQHLYNLQVEVQLDDSSVDSCAEVIGLREVSMAFNPGYSREQAEFPWTFVINGKKHFLRSACWGGQPSFLYGQNSLSKYEDRLAMVKQANINNLRIFGWHPPEVPDFYRICDELGITVWTNFTLATQAYPKDPEFIGGVLHECIETVKQRRNHPSQIFWMGGEEVFFSGAHEESGNKALMERIGEAVADQTNVPYGLASPLSSESAVNMGFKPNESIHANEHYYQGGAEFMEEYYPALDCAIIPELTAASAPSIPSLKKFIPEDELWPMGPSWAYHWADIDILKNLNFEVFNDYKMGSLEEFVEATQIAQGTVIQFALETYRRRKPKMSGVAICHFITHVPDIKWGVVDFYGEKKISFDYLKRTYQPLLPSLQFEKRRWQAGEVFSASLWVVNDYQHAYQQLSYEWQVVYQGQVCASNCINLDVLADSSAKFSELEWRLPNDASGEFEVRLALKNQQGESLASNAYRLLVGEQLAAKQQSLAYLAEAQARLDKYGHSVYRYWPEMWEFK